In one Streptomyces sp. T12 genomic region, the following are encoded:
- a CDS encoding shikimate dehydrogenase: MAKDAKDSYLVGLIGSGIGPSLSPALHEREADRQGLRYLYRLIDIDALGAAPEAVGDLVRAARDLGFDGLNITHPCKQLVIGHLDALAPQAEALGAVNTVVFEGGRAVGHNTDVTGFAASFARGLPDVPLERVVQLGAGGAGAAVAHAMLTLGAERVTVVDALADRAADLAASLNRHFGAGRAVGAALDALPGLMSHADGLVHATPTGMAAHPGLPLSAELLHPGLWVAEVVYRPLETELLRTARAIGCATLDGGGMAVFQAVDAFRLFTGREPDSARMLADIAELAGPVGTPR, translated from the coding sequence GTGGCCAAGGACGCCAAGGACTCGTATCTCGTCGGGCTGATCGGTTCCGGCATCGGCCCGTCGCTCAGCCCGGCCCTGCACGAGCGGGAGGCCGACCGGCAGGGTCTGCGCTATCTGTACCGGCTCATCGACATCGACGCGCTCGGCGCCGCGCCCGAGGCGGTGGGCGACCTGGTGCGGGCCGCCCGGGACCTGGGCTTCGACGGGCTCAACATCACGCACCCGTGCAAGCAGCTCGTCATCGGGCACCTGGACGCGCTCGCCCCCCAGGCCGAGGCGCTGGGCGCGGTCAACACCGTCGTCTTCGAGGGCGGCCGGGCCGTCGGCCACAACACGGACGTCACCGGCTTCGCCGCCTCCTTCGCGCGCGGGCTGCCCGACGTGCCGCTGGAGCGGGTCGTGCAGCTGGGCGCGGGGGGCGCGGGCGCGGCCGTCGCGCACGCCATGCTGACGCTCGGCGCCGAGCGGGTCACCGTGGTCGACGCACTGGCCGACCGGGCCGCCGATCTCGCCGCCTCCCTGAACCGGCACTTCGGCGCCGGCCGCGCGGTCGGCGCCGCTCTCGACGCGCTGCCCGGGCTCATGAGCCACGCCGACGGCCTCGTGCACGCCACCCCCACCGGCATGGCCGCCCACCCCGGCCTGCCCCTTTCGGCCGAGCTGCTCCACCCGGGGCTGTGGGTCGCCGAGGTCGTCTACCGCCCGCTGGAGACAGAGCTGCTCCGCACCGCCCGCGCGATCGGCTGCGCCACTTTGGACGGCGGCGGCATGGCGGTCTTCCAGGCCGTGGACGCGTTCCGCCTGTTCACCGGGCGCGAGCCCGACAGCGCGCGGATGCTCGCGGACATCGCCGAACTGGCGGGTCCCGTAGGAACCCCGAGGTAG
- a CDS encoding bifunctional sugar phosphate isomerase/epimerase/4-hydroxyphenylpyruvate dioxygenase family protein has product MRTSIATVSLSGSLTEKLTAASRAGFDGVEIFENDLLASPLTPEEIRGRCADLGLTVDLYQPMRDIEAVPAEEFARNLRRARHKFELMGRLGADTVLVCSSVHPLAVDDDALAAEHLSQLADLAQEFGVRVAYEALAWGRNVSTYDHAWRIVEAAAHPALGTCLDSFHILSRGSDPKGIADIPGEKIFFLQLADAPLLAMDVLQWSRHYRCFPGQGGFDVAGLVRHVLRTGYDGPLSLEVFNDVFRQAEAGPTAVDAHRSLLVLKETVGLATPPAAVVPSGVAFAELVTPDAAPVSAVLGALGFARTARHRSKPVDLWELGEARVLVNTGGSARRDGTGLAAIGLESPDPAGAARRAEALLAPVLPRRRALEDAPLDAVAAPDGTELFFCATNRPELPDWRADFRDVEHEAGPAGVHRIDHLALTQPWHHYDEATLFHRSVLGLDAQESVDVADPYGLMRSRAVTNHDGSVRIALSVGAAPTDDTVHAQHIALATDDVVAAARRYREAGGRLLPIPANYYDDLGARYEFADGELETYRELGILYDRDACGEFRHCYTVTVGRVFFELVQRDGYRGYGAQNAPVRLAAQHVLSPGR; this is encoded by the coding sequence ATGCGTACGTCCATCGCCACCGTCTCCCTCAGCGGATCCCTCACCGAGAAGCTCACGGCCGCCTCCCGGGCCGGCTTCGACGGTGTGGAGATCTTCGAGAACGACCTGCTGGCCAGCCCGCTCACCCCCGAGGAGATCCGCGGCCGCTGCGCCGACCTCGGCCTCACCGTCGACCTCTACCAGCCGATGCGGGACATCGAGGCGGTGCCCGCCGAGGAGTTCGCCCGCAATCTGCGCCGCGCCCGGCACAAGTTCGAGCTGATGGGGCGGCTCGGCGCCGACACCGTCCTCGTCTGCTCCAGCGTCCACCCCCTGGCGGTGGACGACGACGCGCTCGCCGCCGAGCACCTGTCCCAACTCGCCGACCTGGCCCAGGAATTCGGCGTCCGCGTCGCCTACGAGGCGCTCGCCTGGGGACGTAACGTCAGCACGTACGACCACGCCTGGCGCATCGTCGAGGCCGCCGCCCACCCCGCGCTCGGCACCTGCCTGGACAGCTTCCACATCCTCTCCCGCGGCTCCGACCCCAAAGGCATTGCGGACATCCCCGGCGAGAAGATCTTCTTCCTCCAGCTGGCGGACGCCCCACTGCTCGCGATGGACGTCCTGCAGTGGAGCCGCCACTACCGCTGCTTCCCCGGACAGGGCGGCTTCGACGTCGCCGGACTGGTACGCCACGTCCTGCGCACGGGATACGACGGCCCCCTCTCCCTGGAGGTCTTCAACGACGTCTTCCGCCAGGCCGAGGCCGGCCCGACGGCCGTGGACGCCCACCGCTCGCTGCTGGTCCTGAAGGAGACGGTCGGCCTGGCCACCCCGCCCGCCGCCGTCGTCCCCAGCGGCGTCGCCTTCGCCGAACTGGTCACCCCCGACGCCGCACCGGTCTCGGCCGTACTCGGCGCCCTGGGCTTCGCCCGCACCGCACGGCACCGCAGCAAACCCGTCGACCTCTGGGAGCTGGGCGAGGCCCGCGTCCTGGTGAACACCGGCGGCTCGGCCCGTCGCGACGGCACCGGACTCGCCGCCATCGGCCTGGAGTCACCCGACCCGGCCGGCGCCGCCCGCCGCGCCGAGGCCCTCCTGGCCCCCGTCCTGCCCCGCCGCCGCGCCCTGGAGGACGCCCCGCTGGACGCGGTCGCGGCGCCCGACGGCACGGAACTCTTCTTCTGCGCCACGAACCGTCCCGAACTGCCCGACTGGCGGGCCGACTTCAGGGATGTCGAGCACGAGGCAGGGCCGGCCGGCGTGCACCGCATCGACCATCTCGCCCTCACCCAGCCCTGGCACCACTACGACGAGGCGACCCTCTTCCACCGCAGCGTCCTCGGCCTGGACGCCCAGGAGAGCGTCGACGTCGCCGACCCCTACGGCCTGATGCGCAGCCGCGCCGTCACCAACCACGACGGCAGCGTCCGTATCGCCCTGAGCGTCGGCGCGGCACCGACCGACGACACCGTGCACGCCCAGCACATCGCGCTGGCCACGGACGACGTGGTCGCCGCGGCCCGGCGCTACCGGGAGGCGGGCGGTCGCCTGCTGCCGATCCCCGCCAACTACTACGACGACCTCGGAGCACGGTACGAGTTCGCGGACGGCGAGCTGGAGACGTATCGCGAGCTGGGCATCCTCTACGACCGTGACGCGTGCGGCGAGTTCCGGCACTGCTACACGGTGACGGTCGGCCGTGTCTTCTTCGAGCTCGTGCAGCGGGACGGCTACCGGGGTTACGGCGCCCAGAACGCGCCGGTGCGGCTTGCCGCCCAGCACGTTCTCAGCCCCGGCCGGTGA
- a CDS encoding membrane-associated oxidoreductase, whose amino-acid sequence MEINDLTPAELRVWQAFATATEVDFREGTEPEGAPERTLRAGVLRTLLLNGPREPGEIAALKVRGARITGPLDLRYATVDSVIHLTHCRFEHAPDFVGAQLRYLSLRDSELPGLSVTRARIDGSLRLTRCRFDGAVRVDGAQIAGALFLDQADITVGDTAQTALQLNQVSVDDDLCAHHLRARGRIRLDGATVAGSLDLEDAELHNPGGNVIDAEALDVGANVLGRRLRAHGRIDMRGARIPGRFDLLYSRLSNPGGTAMRASSCVIGEVWLRKGPPVEGMLNLRRSQIEHLNLEPEMLPDQVRLLDLTYTSLTPHEPPERRLPMLERDEDTFDPHGYEQLTAAYRRTGDDHAARLVQLAKQRRHHTTLPWYGRLWGHVQDATVGYGFRPMRALGWLLSLLAVGSVAFAVDAPPPLKADEAPHFNPVFYTLDLLLPVISFGQESAFAPQGGQQWLSYILVLTGWILATTVIAGVTRTVSRQ is encoded by the coding sequence ATGGAGATCAACGATCTGACGCCGGCCGAACTGCGGGTGTGGCAGGCCTTCGCCACGGCCACGGAGGTGGACTTCCGTGAGGGCACCGAACCGGAAGGGGCACCCGAACGCACCCTTCGTGCCGGGGTGTTGCGGACCTTGCTGCTCAACGGCCCCAGGGAACCCGGGGAGATCGCGGCCCTCAAGGTCAGAGGCGCGCGCATCACCGGTCCGCTGGACCTGAGGTATGCGACGGTCGACAGCGTCATCCACCTCACCCACTGCCGCTTCGAGCACGCGCCGGACTTCGTCGGTGCCCAGCTGCGCTACCTCAGCCTGCGGGATTCCGAGCTGCCCGGCCTCTCGGTGACGCGTGCCCGGATCGACGGGAGCCTGCGGCTGACACGCTGCCGGTTCGACGGGGCCGTCCGCGTCGACGGCGCTCAGATCGCGGGCGCCCTCTTCCTCGATCAGGCGGACATCACTGTCGGCGACACCGCGCAGACCGCCCTCCAGCTCAACCAGGTGTCCGTCGACGACGACCTGTGCGCGCATCACCTGCGCGCACGGGGGCGGATCCGGCTGGACGGCGCCACCGTGGCGGGCTCGCTCGACCTGGAGGACGCGGAGCTGCACAACCCCGGCGGCAACGTCATCGACGCGGAGGCCCTCGACGTGGGCGCCAACGTGCTGGGCCGACGGCTGCGCGCCCATGGCCGCATCGACATGCGCGGCGCCCGCATACCGGGGCGGTTCGACCTGCTGTACAGCCGGCTGTCCAACCCCGGCGGCACCGCGATGCGGGCGAGCAGCTGCGTCATCGGCGAGGTGTGGCTGCGCAAGGGCCCGCCGGTCGAGGGCATGCTCAACCTGCGCCGCTCCCAGATAGAACACCTCAACCTGGAGCCGGAGATGCTGCCGGACCAGGTCCGTCTCCTCGACCTCACCTACACCTCCCTGACCCCGCACGAGCCGCCGGAGCGCCGGCTGCCCATGCTGGAGCGGGACGAGGACACCTTCGACCCGCACGGGTACGAGCAGTTGACCGCCGCCTACCGCCGCACCGGCGACGACCACGCCGCCCGCCTCGTCCAGCTCGCCAAGCAGCGCCGCCACCACACGACCCTGCCCTGGTACGGCCGCCTGTGGGGCCACGTCCAGGACGCCACCGTCGGCTACGGCTTCCGGCCGATGCGCGCCCTGGGCTGGCTGCTGTCCCTGCTCGCCGTCGGCTCGGTCGCCTTCGCGGTGGACGCGCCCCCACCGCTGAAGGCGGACGAGGCACCACACTTCAACCCGGTGTTCTACACGCTCGACCTGCTGCTGCCGGTGATCTCCTTCGGACAGGAATCCGCGTTCGCCCCGCAGGGCGGGCAGCAGTGGCTGTCGTACATCCTGGTCCTCACCGGCTGGATCCTGGCCACGACGGTCATCGCCGGCGTGACCCGGACCGTCAGCCGCCAGTAG
- a CDS encoding histidine phosphatase family protein: MGDLLLVRHGETEWSRSGQHTSWTDLPLTQAGEEQAKSLAPLLTGRTFSLALTSPLSRAVRTAELAGVSGAVPEPDLHEWDYGGYEGVTTVDIHRSRPDWYLWTDGVPRGPDGHPGESPAEVGARADRVLARVDVALLDGDVVLVAHGHFLRVLTARRLGLAPADGRLFQLATGTVSRLSTEHGRPVIAEWNVRS, translated from the coding sequence GTGGGGGATCTCCTGCTGGTCCGCCACGGTGAGACGGAGTGGAGCAGGTCGGGCCAGCACACCAGCTGGACCGACCTGCCCCTCACCCAGGCCGGTGAGGAACAGGCCAAGTCCCTCGCCCCGCTCCTCACCGGCCGGACCTTCTCCCTGGCGCTCACCAGCCCGCTGAGCCGCGCCGTGCGCACCGCCGAACTGGCGGGCGTGAGCGGGGCCGTACCGGAACCGGACCTGCACGAGTGGGACTACGGCGGCTACGAGGGTGTCACCACCGTCGACATCCACCGCTCCCGTCCCGACTGGTACCTGTGGACCGACGGAGTGCCGCGCGGACCGGACGGTCACCCCGGTGAGTCACCGGCCGAGGTGGGGGCGCGTGCCGACCGGGTGCTCGCCCGGGTGGACGTGGCGCTGCTCGACGGCGATGTCGTCCTCGTGGCCCACGGTCACTTCCTGCGCGTCCTGACGGCCCGCCGGCTGGGGCTGGCACCGGCGGACGGGCGGCTGTTCCAGCTGGCGACGGGCACGGTGAGCCGCTTGTCGACGGAGCACGGCCGCCCGGTGATCGCGGAGTGGAACGTCAGGTCCTAG
- the gnd gene encoding phosphogluconate dehydrogenase (NAD(+)-dependent, decarboxylating) — protein sequence MQLGLIGLGKMGGNMRERIRRAGHTVIGYDRNPEVSDVKSLEELVRQLDAPRTVWVMVPAGTATQTVIDELKDLLSPGDTVVDGGNSRWTDDEKHAAELGIKGIGFVDAGVSGGVWGLQNGYALMVGGDKEHVERLEPIFEALKPEGPYGYVHAGRVGAGHFSKMVHNGIEYAMMQAYAEGWELLEKVNSVDNVREVFRSWQEGTVIRSWLLDLAVNALDEDEHLQKLRGYAEDSGEGRWTVEAAIDNAVPLPAITASLFARFASRQDDSPQMKMIAALRNQFGGHAVESK from the coding sequence ATGCAGTTGGGCCTCATCGGCCTCGGCAAGATGGGCGGCAACATGCGCGAGCGGATCCGCCGCGCCGGCCACACCGTCATCGGCTACGACCGCAACCCCGAGGTCTCCGACGTCAAGAGCCTCGAAGAACTGGTCCGCCAGCTCGACGCGCCGCGCACCGTCTGGGTGATGGTCCCGGCCGGCACCGCCACCCAGACCGTCATCGACGAACTCAAGGACCTGCTGTCCCCGGGTGACACGGTGGTCGACGGCGGCAACTCCCGCTGGACCGACGACGAGAAGCACGCCGCCGAGCTCGGCATCAAGGGCATCGGCTTCGTCGACGCGGGCGTCTCCGGCGGCGTGTGGGGCCTGCAGAACGGCTACGCGCTGATGGTCGGCGGCGACAAGGAACACGTGGAGCGCCTGGAGCCGATCTTCGAGGCGCTCAAGCCGGAGGGACCGTACGGCTATGTCCATGCCGGCCGCGTCGGTGCGGGGCACTTCTCGAAGATGGTCCACAACGGCATCGAGTACGCCATGATGCAGGCCTACGCCGAGGGCTGGGAGCTGCTGGAGAAGGTCAACTCGGTGGACAACGTCCGCGAGGTCTTCCGCTCCTGGCAGGAGGGCACGGTCATCCGCTCCTGGCTGCTGGACCTCGCGGTGAACGCCCTCGACGAGGACGAGCACCTGCAGAAGCTGCGCGGTTACGCGGAGGACTCCGGTGAGGGCCGGTGGACCGTCGAGGCGGCCATCGACAACGCCGTGCCGCTGCCCGCGATCACGGCCTCGCTCTTCGCTCGGTTCGCGTCCCGCCAGGACGACTCCCCGCAGATGAAGATGATCGCGGCGCTGCGCAACCAGTTCGGCGGCCACGCCGTCGAGTCGAAGTAG
- the pgi gene encoding glucose-6-phosphate isomerase has product MSDSPRLTRRPEWVALEDHRADTLQRPRLRELFAADPARAQRYVVRVGDLRIDYSKHLVNDETLALLQELATATDVFGLRDAMFRGEKINVTEDRAVLHTALRAPADAVIEVDGENVVPKVHAVLDQMGAFANRVRSGEWTGHTGRRIRNVVNIGIGGSDLGPAMAYEALRPFTARELTFRFVSNVDGADLHEAVRDLDPAETLFIVASKTFTTIETITNATSARSWLLAGLGGEDKAVAKHFVALSTNAEKVADFGIDPDNMFEFWDWVGGRYSYDSAIGLSLMIAIGPDRFREMLDGFRIVDEHFKSAPAEANAPLIMGLLGIWYGNFFGAESHAVLPYSHYLSKFTAYLQQLDMESNGKSVDRDGHVVGWETGPVVWGTPGTNGQHAYYQLIHQGTRLIPADLIGFARPVAELSDELKAQHDLLMANLFAQGQALAFGKTADEVRAEGVPEHQVVHRTFQGNHPTTTILAPELTPSVLGQLVALYEHKVFVQGAVWNIDSFDQWGVELGKVLAKRVEPALTEGAHVPGLDASTAALVAAYRDLKEVN; this is encoded by the coding sequence CTGTCCGACTCCCCCCGGCTCACCCGGCGCCCCGAGTGGGTGGCCCTGGAGGACCACCGCGCGGACACGCTGCAGCGCCCTCGGCTGCGTGAGCTGTTCGCGGCCGATCCCGCCCGCGCGCAGCGTTACGTCGTGCGCGTCGGCGATCTGCGCATCGACTACTCCAAGCACCTGGTCAACGACGAGACGCTCGCCCTGCTGCAGGAGCTGGCCACCGCCACCGACGTGTTCGGGCTGCGGGACGCGATGTTCCGGGGCGAGAAGATCAACGTCACCGAGGACCGGGCGGTGCTGCACACCGCCCTGCGTGCCCCGGCCGACGCGGTGATCGAGGTCGACGGCGAGAACGTCGTCCCCAAGGTGCACGCGGTGCTCGACCAGATGGGCGCGTTCGCGAACCGCGTCCGCTCCGGCGAGTGGACCGGCCACACGGGCCGCCGTATCCGCAACGTCGTCAACATCGGCATCGGCGGCTCCGATCTCGGTCCCGCCATGGCGTACGAGGCTCTTCGCCCGTTCACGGCACGGGAGTTGACGTTCCGGTTCGTCTCCAACGTCGACGGCGCCGACCTCCACGAGGCGGTCCGGGACCTGGATCCGGCGGAGACTCTGTTCATCGTCGCGTCCAAGACGTTCACCACGATCGAGACGATCACCAATGCCACGTCGGCCCGTTCCTGGCTGCTGGCCGGGCTGGGCGGCGAGGACAAGGCGGTCGCCAAGCACTTCGTGGCGCTGTCGACCAACGCCGAGAAGGTGGCGGACTTCGGCATCGACCCGGACAACATGTTCGAGTTCTGGGACTGGGTCGGCGGCCGCTACTCGTACGACTCGGCGATCGGCCTGTCCCTGATGATCGCCATCGGCCCGGACCGCTTCCGGGAGATGCTCGACGGCTTCCGCATCGTCGACGAGCACTTCAAGAGCGCGCCGGCCGAGGCCAACGCCCCCCTGATCATGGGCCTGTTGGGCATCTGGTACGGCAATTTCTTCGGCGCCGAGTCCCATGCGGTGCTGCCGTACTCGCACTACCTGTCGAAGTTCACGGCGTATCTGCAGCAGCTGGACATGGAGTCCAACGGCAAGTCGGTCGACCGTGACGGCCATGTCGTGGGCTGGGAGACCGGTCCGGTGGTGTGGGGTACGCCCGGCACCAACGGGCAGCACGCCTACTACCAGTTGATCCACCAGGGCACCCGGCTGATCCCGGCCGACCTGATCGGCTTCGCCCGGCCGGTCGCCGAGCTCAGTGACGAACTCAAGGCGCAGCACGACCTGTTGATGGCGAACCTCTTCGCCCAGGGCCAGGCGCTCGCCTTCGGCAAGACGGCGGACGAGGTGCGCGCGGAGGGTGTCCCGGAGCATCAGGTCGTCCACCGCACATTCCAGGGCAACCACCCCACCACCACGATCCTCGCCCCCGAGCTGACCCCGTCGGTCCTCGGGCAGCTGGTCGCCCTCTACGAGCACAAGGTGTTCGTCCAGGGCGCCGTCTGGAACATCGACTCCTTCGACCAGTGGGGCGTGGAGCTGGGCAAGGTCCTCGCCAAGCGGGTCGAGCCCGCGCTGACCGAGGGCGCCCACGTCCCCGGCCTCGACGCCTCCACCGCCGCTCTCGTGGCCGCCTACCGTGATCTCAAGGAAGTGAACTGA
- the opcA gene encoding glucose-6-phosphate dehydrogenase assembly protein OpcA yields MKIDLTDTTASKINKALVQGRRAIGTPAVGMVLTMVIVTDEENAYDSIKAAEEASHEHPARTLVVIKRHARTPRDRTRSHLDAEVRVGADAGTGETVVLRMYGEVSEHADSVVLPLLLPDAPVVVWWPVEAPENPAKDPLGALAQRRITDLYTTETPLADLELRARSYAPGDTDLAWTRLTPWRSMLAAALDQARVPIVSAAVEAEADNPAAELLARWLEARLHVTAERVVTAGPVVTGVRLGTENGEIVIDRPEGPLATLTLPDQPSRTLALKVRTTSELIAEELRRLDADEMYAIALRGEATKETPDHV; encoded by the coding sequence ATGAAGATCGACCTGACCGACACCACGGCAAGCAAGATCAACAAGGCGCTGGTGCAGGGCCGCCGCGCGATCGGCACGCCGGCCGTGGGCATGGTCCTGACGATGGTGATCGTCACGGACGAGGAGAACGCCTACGACTCGATCAAGGCGGCCGAGGAGGCCTCGCACGAGCACCCCGCGCGCACCCTGGTCGTGATCAAGCGGCACGCCCGCACCCCGCGCGACCGCACCCGCTCGCACCTCGACGCGGAGGTCCGGGTGGGCGCCGACGCCGGCACCGGCGAGACGGTCGTGCTGCGCATGTACGGCGAGGTGTCCGAGCACGCCGACTCGGTGGTGCTGCCGCTGCTGCTGCCGGACGCGCCGGTCGTCGTGTGGTGGCCGGTGGAGGCGCCGGAGAACCCCGCGAAGGATCCGCTGGGCGCGCTGGCCCAGCGCCGGATCACCGATCTGTACACCACCGAGACCCCGCTGGCGGACCTGGAGCTGCGCGCCCGCTCCTACGCGCCCGGCGACACCGATCTCGCCTGGACCCGGCTCACCCCGTGGCGCTCGATGCTCGCCGCGGCCCTGGACCAGGCCCGGGTGCCGATCGTCTCGGCGGCCGTGGAGGCCGAGGCCGACAACCCGGCCGCCGAGCTGCTGGCCCGCTGGCTGGAGGCCCGCCTGCACGTCACCGCCGAGCGGGTCGTCACCGCCGGACCGGTCGTCACCGGCGTGCGGCTCGGCACCGAGAACGGCGAGATCGTCATCGACCGTCCCGAGGGCCCGCTGGCCACGCTGACCCTGCCGGACCAGCCCTCGCGCACCCTCGCGCTGAAGGTCCGCACCACCTCCGAACTCATCGCCGAGGAGCTCAGGCGCCTCGACGCGGACGAGATGTACGCCATCGCCCTGCGGGGCGAGGCCACCAAGGAGACCCCCGACCATGTCTGA
- the zwf gene encoding glucose-6-phosphate dehydrogenase: protein MTPDWDNPLRDARDRRLPRIAGPSGLVIFGVTGDLSRKKLMPAVYDLANRGMLPPGFSLVGFARRDWEDQDFAQVVHDSVREHARTEFREEVWQQLAEGMRFIPGAFDDDEAFKQLRQTVDELDAARGTSGNYAFYLSVPPKFFPNVVQQLKKHGLAEAPEGSWRRAVIEKPFGRDLASARELNEIVHDVFDPEQVFRIDHYLGKETVQNILALRFANQMFEPIWNRSYVDHVQITMAEDIGIGGRAGYYDGIGSARDVIQNHLLQLMALTAMEEPAAFDAGSLLTEKLKVLKAVKLPEELGKHTVRGQYAASWQGGEQVVGYLQEDGIDARSKTDTYAAIKLNVDNRRWAGVPFYLRTGKRLGRRVTEIAVVFQRAPHSPFDSTATEELGQNAIVIRVQPDEGVTVRFGSKVPGTSMEIRDVTMDFAYGESFTESSPEAYERLILDVLLGDANLFPRHQEVEESWKILDPIEEYWDTHGKPAQYASGSWGPEEADEMLARDGRSWRRP, encoded by the coding sequence ATGACCCCCGACTGGGACAACCCCCTGCGCGACGCACGCGACCGCCGTCTGCCCCGGATCGCGGGCCCGTCCGGGCTCGTCATCTTCGGTGTCACCGGCGACCTGTCCCGCAAGAAGCTGATGCCGGCCGTGTACGACCTCGCCAACCGCGGCATGCTGCCGCCGGGCTTCTCCCTCGTCGGGTTCGCCCGCCGGGACTGGGAGGACCAGGACTTCGCGCAGGTCGTGCACGACTCGGTGCGCGAGCACGCCCGTACGGAGTTCCGCGAGGAGGTCTGGCAGCAGCTCGCCGAGGGCATGCGGTTCATCCCGGGTGCCTTCGACGACGACGAGGCGTTCAAGCAGCTGCGCCAGACGGTCGACGAGCTGGACGCGGCGCGCGGTACGAGCGGCAACTACGCCTTCTACCTCTCCGTACCGCCGAAGTTCTTCCCCAACGTCGTGCAGCAGCTGAAGAAGCACGGCCTGGCGGAGGCCCCCGAGGGATCCTGGCGGCGGGCGGTCATCGAGAAGCCGTTCGGCCGCGACCTCGCGAGCGCCCGTGAGCTGAACGAGATCGTGCACGACGTGTTCGACCCGGAGCAGGTCTTCCGGATCGACCACTACCTGGGCAAGGAGACCGTCCAGAACATCCTGGCGCTGCGGTTCGCCAACCAGATGTTCGAGCCGATCTGGAACCGGTCGTACGTGGACCACGTGCAGATCACGATGGCCGAGGACATCGGCATCGGCGGCCGGGCGGGCTACTACGACGGCATCGGCTCGGCCCGTGACGTCATCCAGAACCACCTCCTGCAGCTGATGGCGCTGACCGCCATGGAGGAGCCGGCCGCCTTCGACGCCGGGTCGCTGCTCACCGAGAAGCTGAAGGTGCTCAAGGCGGTGAAGCTGCCGGAGGAGCTGGGCAAGCACACCGTGCGCGGGCAGTACGCGGCGAGCTGGCAGGGCGGCGAGCAGGTCGTCGGGTACCTCCAGGAGGACGGTATCGACGCGCGGTCGAAGACCGACACGTACGCCGCGATCAAGCTGAACGTCGACAACCGGCGCTGGGCGGGCGTGCCGTTCTACCTGCGCACCGGCAAGCGGCTCGGCCGCCGGGTCACCGAGATCGCGGTCGTCTTCCAGCGGGCGCCGCACTCCCCCTTCGACTCCACCGCCACCGAGGAGCTCGGCCAGAACGCGATCGTCATCCGCGTCCAGCCGGACGAGGGCGTGACGGTGCGGTTCGGCTCCAAGGTGCCGGGCACCTCGATGGAGATCCGGGACGTGACGATGGACTTCGCCTACGGCGAGTCGTTCACGGAGTCCAGCCCGGAGGCGTACGAGCGGCTCATCCTGGATGTCCTCCTCGGGGACGCCAATTTGTTCCCCCGTCACCAGGAAGTGGAAGAGTCCTGGAAGATCCTCGACCCGATCGAGGAGTACTGGGACACCCACGGCAAGCCGGCGCAGTACGCGTCCGGGAGCTGGGGACCCGAGGAAGCCGACGAGATGCTCGCACGAGACGGACGGAGCTGGCGCAGGCCATGA